The proteins below come from a single Miscanthus floridulus cultivar M001 chromosome 1, ASM1932011v1, whole genome shotgun sequence genomic window:
- the LOC136451777 gene encoding uncharacterized protein, producing the protein MPLTREQYIEMIPWWCESFADCWEMIVDRWFTEGYIQEHEAHRERALQATGPTHHQGSRSLGAYKQAWSASHGGQPLSTFMAYGLARKGKATSAVTFSLDDSPESYSNPSAHTRISSYVSDARSVQGPDWDPSTDDIDGTTVMRIGQGKKHGRYWLGDGTLEFGSVPSLSQIRASTPSGGPAIRQRPSPSQQRVDALQVTDNERMAQELRDLAARTEVAERERQAERAERERQAKQLAEITMFLQNFGQVNGVPVPMFAPAPPPVVASPPPSAGSNDPSQAQAGGAEFPSPGTQFPPHL; encoded by the exons ATGCCTCTGACCCGGGAACAGTacattgag atgattccatggtggtgcgagtcctttgccgactgctgggagatgatcgtggataGGTGGTTCACAGAGGGTTATATCCAGGAACACGAAGCCCACCGGGAGCGGGCTTTGCAGGCGACAGGCCCcacacaccaccaaggcagccgcagcctcggcgcgtacaagcaagcttgg tcggcgtcgcaTGGTGGCCAACCTTTGTCCACGTTCATGGCGTATGGACTGGCCCGTAAGGGAAAGGCGACTTCCGCTGTCACCTTCAGCCTGGATGACTCACCCGAGTCGTACAGCAACCCGAGCGCCCACACCCGCATCAGCTCCTACGTGTCGGACGCAAGGTCGGTCCAGGGGCCAGACTGGGATCCAAGCACCGACGACATTGATGGCACGACTGTCATGAGGATCGGAcagggcaagaagcatgggcggtactggcttggcgatggcaccctcgagttcggctctgttccctccctctcccagatccgagcaagtaccccgagcggaggcccggccatacgccaacggccgtccccttcacagcagcgggtcgacgcactccaggtta CCGATAACgagaggatggctcaggagctgcgggacctggcggcgaggaccgaggtggccgagcgggaaagacaagccgagcgggccgagcgggagagaCAGGCCAAGCAGCTGGCGGAGATTACGATGTTCCTGCAGAACTTTGGGCAAGTGAACGGTGTACCTGTGCCGATGTTCGCTCCAGCGCCACCGCCAGTTGTAGCTAGTCCA cctccgtcggcgggttcgaatgacccatctcaggcgcaagcaggcggtgccgagtttccttcaccaggcactcagtttcctccccatctttag